The genomic stretch TTTTATTTACATTCCCTCGTTTACATTCATCATCTCAAAAAAAATGTAAAGACCGCTGTAGAAACAAGCAATCATTTCTTGGAAATACTAAAATCTAAAGTATAAATAGGATTTCTTGCCTTCAAGTGCGTATTAAATCCGTATTACATCCGTATTATTTCTGTAGATAGTGGCAGCATAAGTACGGCATGCTTTGGAAATAGTTCATAGATGCTTGTATAATAAGAGATAAAATGTTCCTGTTTCTCAACAATAAGCTATTAACAATATACAATTTACCGAATGTATTTTACCGTATAATCAGAACATTTAAGCAGATAGGTATTTTTATAGTTACTGCCGCTTTCTAAGCGCCAAAACTATCTCCTGATTTTTCAGTTGAACAGTGTAGTTGTTATCCTGCTTTGTTATACCGGTTTCCGAAGTAAAATAATATGGTACAAGATTTCCCGTAGATGATGAAATCTGCAACACAGCTTGTTCAGTAAAAGAATCTTTAGGCATGAGTGTAAGCCGGATTTCTTTTGAACGCTCATTGTATCTGATACTTTTCAAATTGCCCGCATCCAGCGTAATCCATAATTTTTCGGGGGCAAGAAACACACGTGAACGCGATGCAGTTGTTATATCAACATTTATCCAATCGCCGTGTTGATGCAGGTTTCCGCCGAATGACAACCAACCGAATGTTGTATCTTTTAAAATATAAGTTGCATCATTAATTGAATAACCGAAAAAGCCCGAGCCATAATCTCCAGACAAACCATCATTCTTTAACGATGCCGGAAAAGAATGAAAAGCCAGCGGCGCAAAGCCGCTTTGTTCAATATTGGCGATGCCGCCCAAAACGCCGCCGTATCCTACCCGCAATAAATACAAATCTTCCGGGTGCAATCTGTACCAACTCAAAACGGGAATGGCATTCAGTTCCGAACCGTAATGATGCACCATTCTTTCGACGCGTTGCAATTTGCCCGCATACAAAAAATCCCAGTAACGGCGTGCATTTCCATTGTATGCCCAGTTGGGAATTGCAGGCATATAACCAAGAATAGCTTGTAACGTTACATCTGCTTTATCGTAAAATCCGAAATACAACGACCATATAAAAACTTCTTCCTGACCTGTGGAATCCCAAGGCATTTCGCTGCCGAATGGAAATAATAATGAACGCCAATGTATCGCCCTTTTCTTCATCACACTTTCCAATTCATCGGCTTCCGTTGTCAATCCTTCACGTTTTAAATCTTTCAGCAAAAGATAGAATACCGTTCCTTCCATTTGTCCGAACTGCGTGTAATAGGGAGCAAGATTAACCATTGCCAAAGACGTATGAAAAGCCTGTTCCAGATACCAATTCCACGAATGATTCTCTACCAAACCCTGATGATAACGCGCCATTCGGTACATGACCCAATACGCTGCAACCACGTGTGGATAATTATAGGAACGCCCAACAGAACTAGCTTCTTTTAGCGGCCACGCAGACCATGTTTTAAAATTGATGGATGAATCATAAGTATTAGCAGGCAAAGAATCGGGTGCATAATAAAACAAGCTTTTTCTTACGCCGTATTTTAATGCGCCGTTATTATATTGAATATGTCCCCACAAAGTAGAATCAATAAACTGTTCTATCTGTTGAATCTCTGTTTTATCAGGCTGCACCAATTGTTTCATAATCACTCCAAGCCAGCTGCCTGCCCCGCCTTCATCGCTCAAACCCGCAATCCACGCGCGGTTGCTTTGCACAACTTGCCTGTGCAATTCATTATCATAACTGATAAACGACGGGCTTCTGTGAAACAAACTATCGGGCTTGTCAAACCATTGATTGGTCGAAATAAATTTCCCGTAATTATGAATGGTTTGCGATTCGGATTCGATTACTTTGTATTGAATGGTTTGTATTAATCCGTTCTCATATTTGACAAGCAGTCTTGCTCTGCCGTATTTCTTTCCTTTAACCGATAATTTTTCCCAGCCGTTTTTAAGTGTTCCTTCTTTGCTTACAGACATCACATCTGAAGGATAAATTTCAACAGAAGCTATTTTACTGTCGTATTTTAAAAACAAATTTGCATCCACATCCTCCGGCAACACATATCCGGGAATGCCCACTGCAACAGGCTTTCCGTATTGTATAAGCGTTTGCTCAATTCCTTCAATCGATTTTGAAAAAACAAATTTCACACCGATACTTCGCGATTCTCCGGGCTGCAAAACGAAAGAACTCGGCGCATTCCAAGGCTCGGCGTTTTTCCAATCTGTTTCCGCCTTTGCTTTACTGCAAACAACCCATTCATAAAATCCCTCAAAGTCAATACCGCGCGGCGTAGGATCGTCGAGTAATGGATTGTATGCTTCAAAAGGCGTATGCGCTTCCGGTAAAACAAGCAACGCAGGATTTTTTCCGTTCAGCCGCGTAACCTGCAAGTAGCCTGCATCCATACCGATATACGGGTCGTAAAAAACATTTTTTGCATGCGCCGTTTCAAGGTTTTCGCCTTGCAGCATATTATTAAAAATCATCGGAATACCGAGATAGCCTATTTCTTCGGGAACATTGCTTTTATTCTTTAAAACAAATTTTAAAACAATATCATTTCCTTCTTTCAGCCAATAACGCTGAATGTCTAAAGGAATATCGCCTGGCAAGGTTGGTTGCAAATCCGATGCAGCCAATATATCTCCACCATTTTTTAAAACAGTAACAGGCTTCCGCAATTTTGCAGATGAATAATATTTCCACGCATTATTTTCTTTTGAGCGCAGCCCTATATTAATATCGCCCAAATAATACATTCCGTTTTTGTTTCTTGTTGCAAGCCTGTTGCCGGGCGTAAAATCAGGCAGTGTATCATTTTGAGGAAATAAATCTGCAACGGTTTGTGATGAACGAACAAGTTTCAGGGAAAAATTATTGGTAGAAAGATTGATAAATCCTTGTTTGGTATGAAGCACATTTTCCTGAAGATTTTTTGTTTGTGCTTTTACTTCGACAAAAAAGCCGAAACACGCGCATAGCAAGCATTGTACAAAAAAATTATACTTACGAATATTAGGCAATTGCTGTTTTATGTTGTGCTTCATACTGTTTTCTTTTGCCTCAAATAAACATCAAATCAAGAAATAGCTGTTTGCAATAATTAACCGGCTGTTATCCGATTTTAATGAGATTAAATTACAACCAGAAAAAGTTAATTTATCGGCAACCGTTCAAAATGTTCAATAATATCTTTAACCGTAAACAAATAAACATATCCAAAACATAAATCAAATAATGATGAAACAATTTTCTTTTGCAATAAGATGTTTAGTTACGATGAGTCTTTTATACACAACTATAACATTAGTTAATGCACAAACAACGCAATATTTCCCCACATTCAAGGAAGTAAGCGAAAGCTACAAAAACGCTGCGCTCATGGACAGCATCACGAGAAATAAAGTGTATAATGCAAACGTTACAGCTTTCTGGAACAAAAACAGTAACGGTTTTTGGTACATCAAACAATTGCCCGGAAACAAAAAAGAATACCGCTATATAGATGCACGCTCAGGACAAAATACGCAGGTATTTAATCAACAAAAACTTGCTGCAAAATTAAGCGCAGAAACAGGCAAAGAAATTGCAGCCGACAAGCTGATGCTTGAAAATGTATTGTTGAATAAAGATTCCGGAACGCTGCGTTTCAGCACAAACGGGCAATTTTTTTTGTACAACATTGCTACCGATAATCTTCAAAAAACGGAACGTCCGCATGAAGATTCAGGCAGAAGATTCCGACACAGGAATTTTGCGGAACGTTTTGAATTTATGCCGCGCCCCAGCCGTT from Arachidicoccus sp. BS20 encodes the following:
- a CDS encoding DUF5695 domain-containing protein, translating into MKHNIKQQLPNIRKYNFFVQCLLCACFGFFVEVKAQTKNLQENVLHTKQGFINLSTNNFSLKLVRSSQTVADLFPQNDTLPDFTPGNRLATRNKNGMYYLGDINIGLRSKENNAWKYYSSAKLRKPVTVLKNGGDILAASDLQPTLPGDIPLDIQRYWLKEGNDIVLKFVLKNKSNVPEEIGYLGIPMIFNNMLQGENLETAHAKNVFYDPYIGMDAGYLQVTRLNGKNPALLVLPEAHTPFEAYNPLLDDPTPRGIDFEGFYEWVVCSKAKAETDWKNAEPWNAPSSFVLQPGESRSIGVKFVFSKSIEGIEQTLIQYGKPVAVGIPGYVLPEDVDANLFLKYDSKIASVEIYPSDVMSVSKEGTLKNGWEKLSVKGKKYGRARLLVKYENGLIQTIQYKVIESESQTIHNYGKFISTNQWFDKPDSLFHRSPSFISYDNELHRQVVQSNRAWIAGLSDEGGAGSWLGVIMKQLVQPDKTEIQQIEQFIDSTLWGHIQYNNGALKYGVRKSLFYYAPDSLPANTYDSSINFKTWSAWPLKEASSVGRSYNYPHVVAAYWVMYRMARYHQGLVENHSWNWYLEQAFHTSLAMVNLAPYYTQFGQMEGTVFYLLLKDLKREGLTTEADELESVMKKRAIHWRSLLFPFGSEMPWDSTGQEEVFIWSLYFGFYDKADVTLQAILGYMPAIPNWAYNGNARRYWDFLYAGKLQRVERMVHHYGSELNAIPVLSWYRLHPEDLYLLRVGYGGVLGGIANIEQSGFAPLAFHSFPASLKNDGLSGDYGSGFFGYSINDATYILKDTTFGWLSFGGNLHQHGDWINVDITTASRSRVFLAPEKLWITLDAGNLKSIRYNERSKEIRLTLMPKDSFTEQAVLQISSSTGNLVPYYFTSETGITKQDNNYTVQLKNQEIVLALRKRQ